The genomic segment CAGAGAAGGCTCAGGATGCGGAGACCCCCTCTCCCTCCTAGACCGAGCCAGAGGGCTCCTTCTCCACCGCAGGCCTCAGCTGGGGACACCCATCTCTGCTAGGTATCCGAGCTCTCGTTACAGACCATGGACATAAGGCGGGGTGAGAAAGCCAGGCGGGGTGAGAAAGCCAGGCGGGGTGAGAAAGCCAGCGGAGGCTCAGCGGAAAGCTGGGAGGAAGACTTTAAAgtgtttaatataaaaaaaaataataaagtgtttaATAGCCTAGAGCAGAGGCACAAACCTGAGCCAGGACCAGCCTGTGCAGCAGTGGCAGGGAGGCGGGTGTGGCGAGGGTCAGTCCGGGAGCTGAGGCCCCGCCCAGAttccgggccccgcccccgcccccgcccccggacTCGCTCCCCGCAGGTTCTGTGCGGAGGGACGGCCCGGTTCGCCCCCCCAGTCCCCGCCCACCGCTGATTTCATTGGCTGCCTCGCCGACCCCGTCTCCCGGAGACCTGCTGATTTCCGCAGCCAATCAGCAGgcgcagcagcggcggcggcggcggcgggtctCGGCGGATCCCGGACGCTGAGGTACCGGGCCTGCGGGAGGGGGCGCGGCGGTCGTCCCTGGGGGGCTGCGTGGGCCCGTTACGGTGCCGCGGCGTCGCCCGGCTCGCGGGCTGGGTAGGGGTGCCGCGCTGCCACTCGTGGGTCTCTGAGGTCACCCTCCCGAAGCTGGAGGTGCCGCGCGTCCCTGACTGTCGAGGGCTGGCCAGAGGTGTCTGGGGTGGCGGTCAGAGGCCGTGCCTTTGCGGACTCTCGGGGCCCCGCCCGGCTGAGGCGGGGGGCGGGCCGCTCCCAGGTTTGTTTCAGTCGGCTCTCGTCCGGGGGGGCCCCCTGCCCTTCGCGGAAGGCGCGCCGAGGGACACTGAGGCCTGCGAGCTGCCGGGGCTCGTGGCCGGCGCCGCGCTCCGACGGGACGGTCTGCGCGACCTCGGGCCGCCGCAGGGGACCCTCGGGGCCCCGGGAGAGCCgtcgcctccctccctcctcctggccggcgggggcagggcgggggtcGCTCGGTGGCCACGCTGTCCCCGGGCGGGGCCCCTTCCTGGCTCCGAAAACACCCGGTGCCCACTCCTGCTGAGGCTGTCGTTCCCGGGGTTTGAGGTTTCGTGTCGGGAAGATCACTGGAGCAGCTTGGAGAGGGGAAGGGCTGTAGGGTGGCGTCTGCCCTTGTCTGCAAGGGAAAATCAAAACCAGACGCGGGGAGGTTCTCAGGGCCAAGGCACCTGTGAGAAACCGCACGGGTTTCTTAGTGTGACAGGCATCTTCTCCCAGCTTGCCCCACAGGTTGCATCATTCAAGCCGCTTCAAAATCAGAGTATTTAGTCTCGTAGTTCCTCTCAGAAGCGGTCCTTAGTCTTGGCTTTGGAATTCTTGGAGTATTGAGCAAGGATTTTTTGTACAGAGGTCCAGTGCAAGGAGGGAAGTAGGGAACAGTCCTTACCTCTCATCACAAGGATCCCAGCTGCTTCTTTACGACGCTGGGACCAAAAAGAGAAGTTTTCTCTGCATATGTGGGTTTGGGGGAGGCATAACTATGGATGAGGaataaggagaagaaagaggactCGTTTTCTGTGCAGAAAGTatgcaattaggaaaaaaaagagtgtattTATTTGCCTATCTCTGTCCCTTCATCTCAGCCATCGTAAACACGTTTTGACATTTTTTTGTGCCGGTGGTATATGTTGAGTTATTTATGTTAGGGAAAGGAAAGTGTCTTCTCACAACAAGGAGACACTTGTCTTCCTCGTAGCCACAGAGGAATGAATATGCCTTGTGTGGAATTAACCCTGGGGTTTGGTTTTCAGTTAAGAGAATGAGGCAGAAGGAAGTGTTAACCAAGACCTTCCAAGGCCCCGCCGTGGTCTGCAGGACTCCGACCAGCCACGTTTACATGTTTGAGAATGGTGTGGGGGACTCTGGGGACTCCTCTGAGGAAGAGTCCCCCCGAGTGGCTCTGCGGCCCCGGGGCAAGGAGCGCCAGAAGAAGGGTGCCCAccaccctcagcagccaggagcaGGGGACGTGGTGCTGCTGCAGCGGGAGCTGGCCCAGGAGGACAGCCTCAACAAGCTCGCTCTTCAGTATGGCTGCAAAGTAAGAAACCCCACAGGTGAAGGTGCCACCTGTCCTTCAGCCCCTGTGTTTAGAGGTACAGAAGAGCTCACTGAAGGGTGGGGACCCTTCCTGacccctccctgacccccagaGGTGGTTGGGAGAAGCCTGCTCTAGAGTAAAGGATACCCCCGTCTAGCTAGAGATGGAAGGCAGGTGGAAGTACCTTTCGTTCATCATAGAGAGAGGAAATTAGTCAGGAATTTCAGGTGAGGGGGCATTTCCTTCTCTGCACCTCTTCCTTGTCCCTccaaaatgaaattctgaaacttttttttttcttttgagcacATTTTATTTAAGACATAATGAAATGAGGCCAGAGAGGCCAGGCAGAGTTTATCCAAGATTTCTTTGTATGCTtgccttttttggttttttttggtttttttgctacttttctttttctaaacctTTCTTGCTGATTGTAGCCTATTTGATTGGTAAAGttttgccttctctcttttaGAACTGCATAATCTATCCTTTGTGTGCTGTGTATCTATATAAccctgtttctctttttaattatgtttttagcTTTCAGAGTGATTAACAGTGGCAAAGTAAGTAGGAAGGTATTTATTGAATTGCTGCATTTTCTCTCCTAGATTGAAACTATTTCATTTTGCTAGCACTGTGCTATTACTTTCTATGGCTTTCTCTAAGGCTATATAagctacttatttaaaaaatatcttcatcCCTAAAGGGTCTGTCACTTACCTAACAAGAGTCAAATGACTCAACATGTTGTGTGGGGGTGTTGTTTCCCAGGGAAACAAACTGGTCTCCAGGGACACATGGTGGTCTCTAAGTTGTACTGAGATTTATACTTGACTCTTATGATATTATAAGCTACTATAATCAGCTTCTGTAGGCAAACTGTATGGTTTATAGAGCAAGGGCTGAAAACTGAATCCTCTCCTGCAAAGACCTGAATGGATGCAGTGGATTTTTTGGCACAGTGATGTTTAATAAATCCAAAAGGACTGTATAATTTATCTTATAAGTGATCAGTTTTCCTATTTGAAGTAAGTAAATTTGATGTTAGCTTATTAGGatcaaagacaaaaatatctgaaacacCTTAATTTTCAGgacataataaattaaaaatgtccTCCACCCCAATTCAATTAAATGATAAAAGCACTTGCTAAGTAATTAAAATAGTGAAGATTATTGATTTGAATAAAGTCTGTTGGCTGTATTTACACTCTAGTTTAATTGGACTTAGGAGTTAAAACCTTAGAGTCCATCTCTGATGCTTTTGGTAAATTTTCAAACAATAACTTGAGGGAGGATTTAtctttgacttacatttccccctactttttaaatattaaagtttgATTATGAGAGGAGTTTGTCATAAACtttatgttactttttaaaacagtCATGTTCCTTTCTGCAGGAGTCCTAATACTGGAATAGAAGATTTCAGTCTGTAGTTTCCACCTTGATGCATATTCCCTGCATGTTTCTAATTATAAGAAGTGCTGCGAAATCCTCAAAGTGAATTAACTGTAGGttgcttttattttagaaataagtttATAGGCCATACAGTACTTCTGGGAAAGAAAATGTCATAGAATCATGAGGGCACAGCTTTGAAAATGTTACAGGTGCACTAGGTTCTAGTGTATGCCGAGGCTTTGTGCTTGCTAATTGCTAATGTATAGTACAGCTACTAGAGTAAGTTCTGATGCAGGAGAGAAGTCAGCCAGACAGGGGCACTGTCGCCTCAGAAGTTACACGTAGAAAGAGCTACAGCCTCCTTTTACCATATTGTGTTTCACCTAAAAGCATTTTGTTGAAGGcacattttaaacaaacaatGAAGTCTTTTCCAAAACTAATCTTGAGTTGTTCAAACTGGTAAGTCTAAACAGAAATCTGATGATTAAGCTATACATTAAGGCTAAGttaaagccaaaaaacaaagtcATTCAGCCTAAACTAAGTTTTGTGTGTAGGTAGTTTTGCAGTGTTCACCAGATTCTTAAGCGGTGTGGGCTTGGACCATCACCCCGAAAGGTTAAGTGCCACTTTTTAGATGTTAGTTTTAAGGAGCTGTACATATTCCATGATGTTTGTCTTCGTGGCTTCCCTAGGTCGCAGATATCAAGAAAGTCAACAACTTCATCAGAGAACAAGACTTATATGCTTTGAAATCTATTAAGATTCCAGTGAAAAACCATGGGATCCTAACAGAGACCCACAAAGAACTCAGACCCCTCTTGAGCTCATCCACAGAGACGAGAGTGAGCTTCGAGGAGCAGCCAGACCCAGACAGAGGAGCTGGCAGCGCCGGCACCTCGTCTAGCCCACTGACGAGTTTCTTTAAGGACATTGACCAGAACATTGAGCGTGCGGTGCAGTCAGAAATCTTTTTGAGTGAAAGTTACTGCATCGAGACCTCCAGTCAGCCACCGCTTCCGGCTCCTCTGAAGACACCGACAAATGGTGCAGACTGTGGGATTCAGTGGTGGAATGCTGTTTTTATCATGCTTCTCATTGGAATTGTTTTACCAGTGTTT from the Hippopotamus amphibius kiboko isolate mHipAmp2 chromosome 2, mHipAmp2.hap2, whole genome shotgun sequence genome contains:
- the LYSMD4 gene encoding lysM and putative peptidoglycan-binding domain-containing protein 4 isoform X2, with product MFLAFRVINSGKVSRKVADIKKVNNFIREQDLYALKSIKIPVKNHGILTETHKELRPLLSSSTETRVSFEEQPDPDRGAGSAGTSSSPLTSFFKDIDQNIERAVQSEIFLSESYCIETSSQPPLPAPLKTPTNGADCGIQWWNAVFIMLLIGIVLPVFYLVYFKIHATSETPSILNTTAVPNGSRAVSAVPGQAPKVAIPVPTIPFSDSQFSQATHGGN
- the LYSMD4 gene encoding lysM and putative peptidoglycan-binding domain-containing protein 4 isoform X1 — its product is MRQKEVLTKTFQGPAVVCRTPTSHVYMFENGVGDSGDSSEEESPRVALRPRGKERQKKGAHHPQQPGAGDVVLLQRELAQEDSLNKLALQYGCKVADIKKVNNFIREQDLYALKSIKIPVKNHGILTETHKELRPLLSSSTETRVSFEEQPDPDRGAGSAGTSSSPLTSFFKDIDQNIERAVQSEIFLSESYCIETSSQPPLPAPLKTPTNGADCGIQWWNAVFIMLLIGIVLPVFYLVYFKIHATSETPSILNTTAVPNGSRAVSAVPGQAPKVAIPVPTIPFSDSQFSQATHGGN
- the LYSMD4 gene encoding lysM and putative peptidoglycan-binding domain-containing protein 4 isoform X3, whose translation is MFLAFRVINSGKVADIKKVNNFIREQDLYALKSIKIPVKNHGILTETHKELRPLLSSSTETRVSFEEQPDPDRGAGSAGTSSSPLTSFFKDIDQNIERAVQSEIFLSESYCIETSSQPPLPAPLKTPTNGADCGIQWWNAVFIMLLIGIVLPVFYLVYFKIHATSETPSILNTTAVPNGSRAVSAVPGQAPKVAIPVPTIPFSDSQFSQATHGGN